A genomic segment from Streptosporangium roseum DSM 43021 encodes:
- a CDS encoding MerR family transcriptional regulator, translating into MNDHTELFSIGQLARRTGVPVRTVRFWSDMGIVAPTRRSAGGYRLYDLSAVSRLDLVRTLRELGLDLETVQRVLNRQGTVAEIAGAHADALDAEIRVLQLRRAVLRSIARRGSTTEEMRLMHKLARLSAQERQRVIDDFVDQTFAGLDPDMPGAHIAQMMRRMPAELPDDPTAEQVDAWVELAELVGDEEFRRRVRQMAVAGAEPGEQPQQYDHEPILEHGGGALAAGIAPESAEGRTALHRIISADTPAEERVRLADELERFTDRRVERYWQLIGAVNGLPPFPPSAAAFEWFIAALRAHR; encoded by the coding sequence GTGAACGACCACACGGAGCTGTTCAGCATCGGACAGCTCGCCCGCCGTACCGGAGTGCCGGTGCGCACCGTCCGCTTCTGGTCCGACATGGGGATCGTCGCGCCGACGCGCCGCTCGGCCGGTGGCTACCGGCTCTACGACCTGTCGGCGGTGTCGCGCCTGGACCTGGTACGGACGCTCCGCGAGCTCGGCCTGGACCTGGAGACGGTCCAGCGGGTCCTGAACCGGCAGGGCACCGTCGCCGAGATCGCCGGGGCGCACGCCGACGCCCTGGACGCGGAGATCCGCGTCCTTCAGCTGCGGCGCGCGGTGCTGCGGTCGATCGCCCGACGAGGAAGCACCACCGAGGAGATGAGACTCATGCACAAACTGGCCAGACTGTCCGCGCAGGAGCGGCAGCGCGTCATCGACGACTTCGTCGACCAGACCTTCGCCGGCCTCGACCCTGACATGCCGGGGGCCCACATCGCGCAGATGATGCGCCGGATGCCGGCGGAGCTGCCGGACGATCCGACCGCGGAACAGGTTGACGCCTGGGTGGAGCTCGCCGAGCTCGTCGGCGACGAGGAGTTCCGGCGGCGCGTGCGCCAGATGGCGGTGGCGGGCGCGGAGCCCGGCGAGCAGCCGCAGCAGTACGACCACGAGCCGATCCTCGAGCACGGCGGCGGCGCGCTGGCCGCGGGGATCGCCCCGGAATCCGCCGAGGGCAGGACTGCTCTGCACCGGATCATCAGCGCGGACACCCCCGCCGAGGAGCGCGTCCGGCTGGCCGATGAGCTGGAGAGGTTCACCGACCGGCGGGTGGAGCGGTACTGGCAGCTGATCGGGGCCGTCAACGGCCTGCCGCCGTTCCCCCCCAGCGCCGCGGCGTTCGAGTGGTTCATCGCGGCGCTCCGCGCGCACCGGTGA
- a CDS encoding FAD-dependent monooxygenase: MRILISGASVAGPVLAYWLNRYGFAVTVVERAPALRKAGGHAIDLFRPAMDIIDKMGLIEPVQARKTGTEWLSFRAGNSAHLHELEVGRLMRVVSDRHVEIMRDDLGEILYDSTRHDVEYLFGDSIAAMDENADGIDVTFEQGPARRFDLVIGADGLHSNVRRLVFGAESRFSTWIGAYLAVMSIPNYLGLRDRMDGITGVNRMVGVYGGARMDDARAVFLFRPAAELDYHHRDVDRQKELLRQQFAGLGWEVPRLLGEELDRASTFYFDSITQLRMDTWSRGRVSLVGDAGYCPGPAVGGSTSLAVVGAYVLAGELAETRGDHTRAFPAYEREIGDYVRRSRTFAVGAAKRLIPDTRLGLWGLVQGVRLINHVPTPIARALAGFGGGGLRLHDEITVKYYPQATAMKSAAAPDGERPPPPLPV; the protein is encoded by the coding sequence ATGCGGATCCTCATCTCCGGCGCCAGCGTCGCCGGCCCCGTCCTGGCCTACTGGCTCAACAGGTACGGCTTCGCCGTCACCGTGGTCGAGCGGGCCCCGGCGCTGCGCAAAGCGGGCGGGCACGCGATCGACCTGTTCCGCCCCGCCATGGACATCATCGACAAGATGGGCCTGATCGAACCGGTCCAGGCCAGGAAGACCGGCACCGAGTGGCTCTCGTTCCGCGCGGGGAACAGCGCCCACCTCCACGAACTGGAGGTCGGCAGGCTGATGCGCGTCGTGTCCGACCGGCACGTCGAGATCATGCGGGACGATCTCGGCGAGATCCTCTACGACAGCACCCGGCACGACGTGGAATACCTCTTCGGCGACTCCATCGCCGCCATGGACGAGAACGCCGACGGCATCGACGTCACCTTCGAGCAGGGGCCCGCCCGCAGGTTCGACCTGGTGATCGGGGCCGACGGGCTGCACTCCAACGTCCGGCGCCTGGTCTTCGGAGCGGAGTCGCGCTTCTCCACCTGGATCGGGGCCTACCTGGCGGTCATGTCGATACCCAATTACCTGGGCCTGCGCGACCGCATGGACGGGATCACCGGCGTGAACAGGATGGTGGGGGTGTACGGCGGGGCGCGCATGGACGACGCACGCGCGGTCTTCCTGTTCCGCCCCGCCGCCGAGCTCGACTACCACCACCGGGACGTCGACCGGCAGAAGGAACTGCTGCGGCAGCAGTTCGCCGGGCTGGGCTGGGAGGTGCCCCGCCTGCTGGGCGAGGAGCTGGACCGCGCCTCGACGTTCTATTTCGACTCGATCACCCAGCTGCGCATGGACACCTGGTCCCGGGGACGGGTGAGCCTGGTCGGCGACGCCGGCTACTGCCCGGGCCCCGCGGTCGGCGGCAGCACCAGCCTGGCCGTCGTGGGCGCCTATGTCCTGGCCGGTGAGCTGGCCGAGACCCGCGGCGACCACACGCGGGCGTTCCCGGCCTACGAGCGGGAGATCGGCGACTATGTACGGCGCAGCCGTACCTTCGCCGTCGGCGCCGCCAAGCGGCTCATCCCCGACACCCGCCTGGGTCTGTGGGGCCTGGTCCAGGGAGTGCGGCTGATCAACCATGTCCCCACGCCGATCGCCCGCGCCCTGGCCGGCTTCGGCGGCGGGGGCCTACGGCTGCACGACGAGATCACGGTGAAGTACTATCCGCAGGCGACCGCCATGAAGAGCGCCGCGGCCCCTGACGGGGAACGGCCTCCCCCACCTCTGCCTGTCTGA
- a CDS encoding daunorubicin resistance protein DrrA family ABC transporter ATP-binding protein has protein sequence MPDPIVVAEGLHKSFGDTHALRGLDLSVPRGTVCGVLGPNGAGKTTAIRILATLSDPDAGHARIAGHDVVREADQVRASIGLAGQYAAVDEKLTGRGNLRMFGRLYHLPRRQAHRRADELLERFGLMDAADRPVLGYSGGMRRRLDLITCLILRPEVLFLDEPTTGLDPRSRGEIWDSIRELVADGTTVLLTTQYLDEADQLADDIAVIDHGQVIATGTPDELKATIGDRLDVTLENPAALPAAMTVLNTLTGTDPTTTGADRLSVALSGGRLRLADIVRELDRAGVVAADVSLRRPTLDEVFLRLTDRKETVR, from the coding sequence ATGCCTGATCCGATCGTGGTCGCCGAGGGGCTGCACAAGTCCTTCGGCGACACCCATGCGCTGCGGGGGCTGGACCTGAGCGTTCCGAGAGGAACGGTCTGCGGCGTGCTGGGGCCCAACGGCGCGGGGAAGACGACCGCGATACGCATCCTGGCGACCTTGTCCGATCCCGACGCCGGGCACGCCCGCATCGCCGGACACGACGTCGTCCGCGAGGCCGACCAGGTGCGGGCGAGCATCGGGCTCGCGGGCCAGTACGCCGCCGTGGACGAGAAACTCACCGGCCGTGGCAACCTGCGCATGTTCGGCCGGCTCTACCACCTGCCACGACGCCAGGCGCACCGGCGGGCCGACGAGCTGCTGGAGCGCTTCGGCCTGATGGACGCCGCCGACCGGCCGGTTCTCGGCTACTCCGGCGGCATGCGCCGCCGCCTCGACCTGATCACCTGCCTCATCCTGCGCCCCGAGGTGCTCTTCCTGGACGAGCCGACCACCGGCCTGGACCCGCGCAGCCGCGGCGAGATCTGGGACAGCATCCGCGAGCTGGTGGCCGACGGCACCACCGTGCTGCTCACCACGCAGTACCTGGACGAGGCCGACCAGCTGGCCGACGACATCGCCGTCATCGACCACGGGCAGGTGATCGCCACCGGCACGCCCGACGAGCTGAAGGCCACGATCGGCGACCGCCTCGACGTCACCCTCGAAAACCCCGCCGCACTGCCTGCGGCGATGACCGTCCTGAACACCCTCACCGGCACCGATCCCACGACGACGGGCGCCGACCGGCTCAGCGTCGCCCTGTCCGGCGGCCGCCTCCGGCTCGCCGACATCGTGCGCGAGCTCGACCGCGCCGGAGTCGTCGCCGCCGACGTGAGCCTGCGCCGCCCCACCCTCGACGAGGTGTTCCTGCGCCTCACCGACCGCAAGGAGACCGTGCGATGA
- a CDS encoding S9 family peptidase, with product MPAHAHEASRIAVEDLFDSPVRAGASISPDGTKIAYLSPWRDRLNVWVESLDSDEEARCVTADDNRSVHIFHWTDDPRWLLYEQDGDGDEMWHVYRVDLADPDAKAVDLTPFPGALAVGFEMVVSRPGKAFLHLNARNPVEFDLYELDIATGELTILAQNPGQAAGWLCTPAGDLYAQTLTAGGDIELAQWDTSEGKLRPVATFDGADYPLSIQPFELTPDGTGVWIGSNRNSDRTRLVRLDLATGEETGVDSHPVFDLDTRCVVFPTMPSPLIRNQYTGALLGARYLGERQVIHALDPHFASVLQNLEQLSDGDLAAVSCDVSGRRWVVGFTHDRDPGATYFYDHTSGESRLLYRPYPHLDPDVLAPMTPVTIPARDGLRLPAYLTLPVGVDPAGLPLVLLVHGGPWFRDSWGYHPVVQLLANRGYAVLQVNFRGSMGYGKAFLKAGIGELAGKMHDDLIDAVDWAVKQGYADPDRVAIFGGSYGGYATLVGVTFTPDVFAAAIDVCGPSNLVTYLRTLPEFARPGLVNNWYLYAGDPSDPEQEADLLARSPISRVDQIRTPLMVVQGANDIRVVKAESDRIVDALRARGVEVEYMVKDNEGHGFVNPDNNIDMYRAADRFLARHLSGRPDTE from the coding sequence ATGCCCGCCCATGCTCATGAGGCCTCACGGATCGCTGTCGAGGACTTGTTCGACTCTCCCGTCCGTGCCGGTGCATCGATCTCGCCCGACGGCACGAAGATCGCCTACCTGTCGCCCTGGCGGGACCGGCTGAACGTATGGGTGGAGAGCCTCGACTCGGACGAGGAGGCACGGTGCGTGACCGCCGACGACAACCGCAGCGTGCACATCTTCCACTGGACGGATGATCCGCGCTGGCTGCTGTACGAGCAGGACGGTGACGGCGACGAGATGTGGCACGTCTACCGGGTCGATCTGGCGGACCCGGATGCCAAGGCGGTCGATCTCACCCCCTTTCCCGGGGCCCTGGCTGTGGGGTTCGAGATGGTGGTCTCGCGGCCGGGTAAGGCGTTCCTGCATCTGAATGCGAGGAACCCCGTCGAGTTCGACCTCTACGAACTCGACATCGCCACAGGTGAGCTGACCATTCTGGCGCAGAACCCCGGCCAGGCCGCCGGCTGGCTGTGCACACCCGCCGGAGACCTGTACGCCCAGACCTTGACGGCCGGCGGTGACATCGAGCTGGCGCAGTGGGACACCTCAGAGGGGAAGCTGCGCCCGGTCGCCACGTTCGACGGCGCTGACTACCCGCTGAGTATCCAGCCGTTCGAGCTCACCCCGGACGGGACCGGCGTGTGGATCGGCTCCAATCGCAACAGTGACCGGACCCGGCTGGTCCGGCTCGATCTGGCCACCGGTGAGGAGACCGGTGTCGACAGCCATCCGGTCTTCGACCTCGACACACGGTGCGTCGTCTTCCCGACGATGCCGTCGCCGCTCATCCGCAACCAGTACACCGGAGCACTGCTCGGGGCGCGCTATCTCGGCGAGCGGCAGGTGATCCACGCCCTCGACCCGCACTTCGCCTCGGTGCTGCAGAACCTGGAGCAGCTGTCCGACGGTGATCTGGCCGCGGTGTCCTGCGACGTGAGCGGGAGGCGCTGGGTCGTCGGTTTCACCCATGACCGTGACCCCGGTGCCACTTACTTCTACGACCACACCAGCGGCGAGAGCCGACTGCTCTACCGGCCCTATCCGCATCTCGACCCCGATGTCCTGGCCCCGATGACGCCGGTCACGATCCCCGCACGCGACGGGCTGCGCCTGCCCGCCTACCTGACGCTGCCCGTCGGCGTCGATCCGGCCGGGCTGCCCCTGGTGCTGCTGGTCCACGGCGGCCCGTGGTTCCGCGACAGCTGGGGCTACCACCCCGTGGTGCAGCTGCTGGCCAACCGCGGCTACGCGGTGCTGCAGGTCAACTTCCGCGGCTCGATGGGCTACGGAAAGGCGTTCCTCAAGGCCGGTATCGGGGAGTTGGCCGGGAAGATGCACGACGACCTCATCGACGCCGTCGACTGGGCCGTCAAGCAGGGGTACGCGGACCCGGACCGCGTCGCCATCTTCGGCGGCTCGTACGGCGGATACGCCACGCTGGTCGGCGTCACCTTCACCCCCGACGTCTTCGCCGCCGCGATCGACGTCTGCGGCCCCTCGAACCTCGTCACCTACCTGAGGACCCTGCCGGAGTTCGCGCGGCCCGGCCTGGTCAACAACTGGTATCTCTACGCCGGTGATCCGAGCGACCCGGAGCAGGAGGCGGACCTGCTGGCGCGCTCCCCCATCAGCCGGGTGGACCAGATCCGCACCCCGCTGATGGTGGTGCAGGGCGCCAACGACATCCGTGTCGTCAAGGCCGAGTCCGACCGGATCGTCGACGCGCTGCGTGCCCGGGGCGTCGAGGTCGAGTACATGGTCAAGGACAACGAGGGCCACGGCTTCGTGAACCCGGACAACAACATCGACATGTACCGCGCGGCCGACCGCTTCCTCGCCCGTCACCTGAGCGGACGGCCGGACACGGAGTAA
- a CDS encoding TetR/AcrR family transcriptional regulator, with amino-acid sequence MYATGEEETVADAEYVNIWMRPERPARGPKPTYSRAQITEAAIRIADAEGLEAATMRRIAAEIGAGAMSLYRYVPSRDNLVELMADRLQGEIDVTGMPSGDWRADLTRYADGLRAMWLRHPWIGTVQRSLPSFGPNQLLLIERLMGVLDAFVSIDENLGLMAILNGYVEGTVREEISSTKEVRRNGLSESEWMARNYPYIEQLVKSGEYPIFTKIVMEARQPHLSRDDQFRYGLQRVLDCIAAALPSTAESPMQAHREGREEQGGPGQARSRPSERASRAE; translated from the coding sequence ATGTATGCAACTGGGGAGGAGGAGACGGTGGCCGACGCCGAGTACGTGAACATCTGGATGCGGCCCGAGCGCCCCGCCCGCGGGCCGAAGCCCACCTACAGCCGCGCGCAGATCACCGAGGCGGCGATCCGGATCGCCGACGCCGAGGGGCTGGAGGCCGCCACCATGCGGCGGATCGCCGCCGAGATCGGCGCGGGCGCGATGTCCCTCTACCGCTACGTCCCGAGCCGCGACAACCTGGTCGAGCTCATGGCCGACCGGCTGCAGGGCGAGATCGACGTCACGGGCATGCCCTCGGGCGACTGGCGCGCCGACCTGACCCGCTACGCCGACGGGCTGCGGGCCATGTGGCTGAGGCACCCGTGGATCGGAACCGTGCAGCGGTCACTCCCCAGTTTCGGCCCCAACCAGCTGCTCTTGATCGAACGGCTGATGGGAGTGCTCGACGCCTTCGTCTCCATCGACGAGAACCTCGGCCTCATGGCCATACTCAACGGCTACGTCGAGGGCACCGTCCGCGAGGAGATCAGCTCGACCAAGGAAGTCCGCCGCAACGGGCTCAGCGAGTCGGAGTGGATGGCGCGGAACTACCCGTACATCGAGCAGCTGGTGAAGAGCGGGGAGTACCCGATCTTCACCAAGATCGTGATGGAGGCGCGCCAGCCGCACCTGAGCCGCGACGACCAGTTCCGGTACGGGCTCCAGCGCGTCCTCGACTGCATCGCCGCGGCCCTCCCGTCAACGGCCGAGTCTCCGATGCAGGCACACCGAGAGGGGCGGGAAGAACAGGGCGGGCCAGGGCAGGCTCGTAGTCGACCCTCCGAGAGGGCATCAAGAGCGGAATAG
- a CDS encoding response regulator transcription factor codes for MIRVLLAEDMNLIRGALVALLGLEPDMEVVAEVSSGDSAVSEALRHRPDVAVLDINMPGGIDGLAAAAVLAERLPDCRVLILTSLGRPEMLRRALSAEVRGFMLKDAPPAELAGAIRRVAGGERVMDPQLAAAAITGRRNPLSPREVEVLRMASEGAEPAEIASRLHLTKGTVRNYLGAIVTKLDARNRLDAVRIATEADWL; via the coding sequence GTGATCCGGGTGCTGCTGGCGGAGGACATGAACCTCATCCGGGGTGCACTCGTCGCCCTCCTGGGCCTGGAGCCCGACATGGAGGTGGTCGCCGAGGTCTCGTCGGGTGACTCGGCCGTCTCCGAGGCACTCCGGCACCGGCCGGACGTCGCCGTGCTCGACATCAACATGCCCGGCGGCATCGACGGGCTGGCCGCGGCGGCCGTGCTCGCCGAGCGGCTCCCGGACTGCCGCGTGCTGATCCTGACCTCGCTGGGCCGTCCCGAGATGCTGCGCAGGGCCCTGTCGGCCGAGGTGCGGGGGTTCATGCTCAAGGACGCCCCGCCCGCCGAGCTGGCCGGGGCGATCCGCCGGGTGGCCGGCGGGGAACGGGTGATGGATCCGCAACTGGCCGCCGCGGCCATCACGGGCAGGCGGAACCCGCTGAGCCCGCGGGAGGTCGAGGTGCTGCGCATGGCCTCGGAGGGGGCCGAGCCGGCGGAGATCGCGTCCAGGCTCCACCTGACCAAGGGGACCGTCCGCAATTACCTGGGGGCGATCGTCACCAAGCTAGACGCCCGCAACCGCCTCGACGCCGTCCGTATCGCCACCGAGGCCGACTGGCTGTAG
- a CDS encoding sensor histidine kinase, translating into MTVILVVLLSVTFDPSHPLPSMATVAMLGLQIVHSLPGLKSLRGPWSLAAQALLFPWAGQGAPGLLAASVLLIAGGPIRWVMFAGVVAAAGLLNLSDAYSCANAMGNALAQGLIVFGVTRLSDLRAELHAARGEPAAESVAGERERASRDLDAVLGSSLSAVIGLAAKGRTEEIIVLGREAAARARETPGAAVELPRGDLTPRLALPIHVAAHAGFLIVSVIYLWQMRPPPWVLAGALLAVAGVVGLQLYHSLPRPPGVRPRHAAWTLPVQLALACLPLLSPDRPYPQLAGFAAASVLIVMCGKAAWAAWPMSGAIILGVCATLLLRGVAPAENLYWTFNAAAVAAMLYGLALHTGLVFQVREARLALAEIAVVKERRRISRDVHDLLGSSLSAIVVKGELAVRAPERAERELADIARIARRALADLRAIPRDDDPGLSLDAELASARELLTAAGVTVHVDTELRAPVPGPADALLATVLREAVTNVLRHSRADHCRIEVACGDGLVRLRVSNDGAPPGGPAGTPGERTGGQGIANLAERVSAAGGRLEAAPTGGGGYGLSVLQPVGLGGDTDGVEAVAGV; encoded by the coding sequence GTGACGGTCATTCTCGTGGTTCTGCTGAGTGTGACCTTCGACCCCTCGCATCCGCTGCCGAGCATGGCGACGGTCGCGATGCTCGGCCTGCAGATCGTGCACAGCCTGCCGGGGCTGAAGAGCCTGCGCGGTCCGTGGAGCCTCGCCGCCCAGGCCCTGCTCTTCCCCTGGGCCGGTCAGGGGGCGCCCGGACTGCTGGCGGCCTCGGTGCTCCTGATCGCGGGCGGGCCGATCCGCTGGGTGATGTTCGCCGGGGTCGTGGCCGCCGCCGGGCTGCTCAACCTCTCGGACGCCTACAGCTGCGCCAACGCCATGGGCAACGCGCTGGCCCAGGGTTTGATCGTCTTCGGGGTGACCAGGCTCAGCGACCTGCGCGCCGAACTGCACGCCGCCCGCGGGGAGCCGGCCGCCGAATCCGTGGCGGGAGAGCGCGAGCGGGCGTCCCGCGATCTGGACGCCGTCCTCGGCTCCAGCCTGTCGGCCGTCATCGGCCTCGCGGCGAAGGGGAGAACCGAGGAGATCATCGTGCTGGGCCGGGAGGCCGCCGCGCGGGCTCGGGAGACACCCGGCGCGGCGGTGGAGCTGCCGCGCGGCGATCTGACGCCACGGCTCGCGCTGCCCATCCACGTCGCCGCGCACGCCGGATTCCTGATCGTCTCGGTGATCTACCTGTGGCAGATGCGTCCACCGCCCTGGGTGCTGGCCGGAGCCCTGCTCGCCGTCGCCGGGGTCGTCGGGTTGCAGCTCTACCACTCCCTGCCGCGCCCTCCCGGCGTACGGCCCCGGCACGCCGCCTGGACGCTGCCGGTACAGCTGGCGCTCGCCTGCCTGCCGCTCCTGTCACCCGACCGGCCGTATCCCCAGCTGGCCGGCTTCGCCGCCGCGTCCGTCCTGATCGTCATGTGCGGAAAGGCGGCATGGGCCGCGTGGCCGATGTCCGGTGCGATCATCCTGGGCGTCTGCGCGACGCTGCTGCTGCGGGGTGTCGCTCCCGCGGAGAACCTCTACTGGACGTTCAACGCGGCGGCGGTCGCGGCGATGCTCTACGGGCTGGCGCTCCACACCGGCCTGGTCTTTCAAGTGCGGGAGGCACGGCTGGCTCTGGCCGAGATCGCGGTCGTCAAGGAACGCCGCCGGATCTCCCGCGACGTGCACGACCTCCTCGGCTCCAGCCTGTCGGCCATCGTCGTCAAGGGGGAGCTGGCCGTGCGAGCTCCCGAACGGGCCGAGCGGGAGCTCGCCGACATCGCGCGGATCGCCCGCCGCGCGCTGGCCGACCTGCGCGCCATCCCGCGCGACGACGACCCCGGCCTGTCCCTGGACGCCGAACTCGCCTCGGCCCGCGAGCTCCTCACCGCCGCGGGCGTGACCGTCCATGTCGACACCGAGCTCCGGGCACCCGTTCCGGGCCCCGCCGACGCGCTGCTGGCCACCGTGCTCCGCGAGGCCGTCACCAACGTCCTGCGGCACAGCCGGGCGGACCACTGCCGCATCGAGGTGGCGTGCGGCGACGGCCTGGTACGGCTGCGCGTGAGCAATGACGGCGCACCGCCCGGCGGACCGGCGGGTACGCCCGGGGAACGGACCGGCGGCCAGGGGATCGCCAACCTCGCCGAGCGGGTGTCCGCCGCGGGAGGCCGGTTGGAGGCGGCGCCGACCGGCGGCGGCGGGTACGGGCTGTCGGTGCTACAGCCAGTCGGCCTCGGTGGCGATACGGACGGCGTCGAGGCGGTTGCGGGCGTCTAG
- a CDS encoding TetR/AcrR family transcriptional regulator → MARPSDTKTRIQAVARELFLEQGVQNTSLKQISDRLGITKPALYYHFESRDDLVRSIIQPLMDDLETFVAEREPGDGRRLLEDYFDLIWRHREVIMLVLHAPATLVELDLMDRMWAWRKQLTTLLLGPAPSTAARIHATVALGGMSDCVVEHATLPFDEVRSAAVESALTVLAI, encoded by the coding sequence ATGGCGAGACCTTCGGACACCAAGACGCGCATCCAGGCGGTGGCGCGCGAGCTCTTCCTGGAGCAGGGCGTGCAGAACACCAGCCTGAAGCAGATCTCCGACCGGCTCGGCATCACCAAACCGGCCCTCTACTACCACTTCGAGTCAAGGGACGACCTGGTCAGAAGCATCATCCAGCCGCTCATGGACGACCTGGAGACGTTCGTGGCCGAGCGCGAGCCCGGAGACGGGCGGCGGCTGCTCGAAGACTACTTCGACCTCATCTGGCGGCACCGGGAAGTGATCATGCTGGTCCTGCACGCGCCCGCCACGCTGGTCGAACTCGATCTGATGGACCGGATGTGGGCGTGGCGCAAGCAACTGACCACGCTCCTGCTCGGCCCCGCCCCCTCCACCGCCGCGCGGATCCACGCGACCGTGGCGCTCGGCGGCATGTCGGACTGCGTGGTGGAACACGCGACCCTTCCGTTCGACGAGGTCAGGTCCGCAGCCGTGGAGTCCGCGCTGACCGTCCTCGCCATCTGA
- a CDS encoding TetR/AcrR family transcriptional regulator codes for MNEQRRARLRLEISREAARLFWEQGVAATSGDQIADAVDLSTRTLWRHFRSKESCAEPIIMQGVVTLLGVLRRWPRQSSLEDHLATELTNLRLGHETPPVGLADEMLAMRMIRLADTDPALRTAWLMACDQVEREMCAIIGDRLERPAGDLEVRMHAASAAAVVRVLDEHIGAAALAGDDLTEFEDVTALARRYAHAIRTATGGAVGDPVA; via the coding sequence GTGAACGAGCAGCGGCGTGCGCGGCTGCGGCTGGAGATCTCCCGGGAGGCGGCGCGTCTCTTCTGGGAGCAGGGAGTGGCCGCGACCAGCGGCGATCAGATCGCGGACGCCGTGGATCTGTCCACTCGCACCCTCTGGCGGCACTTCCGCAGCAAGGAAAGCTGCGCGGAGCCGATCATCATGCAGGGCGTGGTCACGTTGCTGGGCGTGCTGCGCCGCTGGCCCCGGCAGAGCTCCCTGGAGGATCACCTGGCAACGGAACTGACCAACCTCAGACTCGGTCACGAAACGCCGCCTGTCGGGCTTGCCGACGAGATGCTCGCGATGAGGATGATCCGGCTCGCCGACACCGACCCAGCGTTGCGCACTGCGTGGCTTATGGCCTGCGACCAGGTGGAACGCGAGATGTGCGCGATCATCGGTGATCGTCTCGAGCGCCCGGCCGGTGATCTGGAGGTGCGTATGCACGCCGCGTCGGCAGCGGCTGTGGTACGGGTGCTGGACGAGCACATCGGCGCCGCCGCGCTCGCCGGCGACGACCTCACCGAGTTCGAAGACGTGACGGCCCTCGCCCGGCGCTACGCCCACGCGATCCGCACCGCCACCGGCGGAGCCGTCGGCGACCCCGTCGCCTGA